Proteins encoded by one window of Pyxidicoccus trucidator:
- a CDS encoding HTH domain-containing protein yields the protein MTFYEAALRVLESEGRPLHFLEITEKSIQQSLLSHVGKTPEVTMLSRLAAMARRTRDRKVIVTAKDTFALVDWSIPEDVEALAQTGVIEPHPEEELPPLRPVERHPEPRTDNVRVAGRGSDRKRRRDEEEDRGGRRKRFPPLPEVVFEILSEEGIALRTEQLIERARSKELCAEETTVEAVLTALLEDNQRRIDAGRRPQYAFNKESGEVSLERAGAPSEAPPLELQAAFAQALGIPLEAGRPLLGKPAAAATAEPLVDAAAALAVLRTTLKDARRAVARGLRKRLGEADVGTFEKSVVKMMHGLGFRELKVAKRSKDGPLLTARKREGSVELRYAVRMLKGAPAIDRKSVQELRRDLGHYSAQVGLLVSAGDVRADARTEAQANGSLVMLWCGDALGEKFLEAETAVTVTRVELYEVDEKFFEAAKLDAEEAQKRREERQREKHARGEGEEAPAESAAAAAPERERPRDRRRREREAREAREAEENGEAAEATPAAPAAAEGRESVPFAASPAAPAQQSGEDEEGDDDEEGDDEDLEAASAFVGGARPEGASAEGGAESAGDRKRRRRRRRGRRGRGTREAGAAPGATPTAEGATPAPTGDAAAPTAEGATAAPAGEVTAPSAEAPSAAPAGEAPTTPPSGQGEATAAPVEASPTAEASPTVEASPTPMEAALAEASESQEVREATERRDTPPPPPPPDSSEGGQG from the coding sequence ATGACATTCTACGAGGCCGCGCTCCGTGTCCTGGAGAGCGAAGGTCGTCCCCTCCATTTTCTCGAAATCACTGAGAAGTCCATCCAGCAGAGCCTGCTGTCCCACGTGGGCAAGACGCCTGAGGTGACGATGCTGTCGCGCCTCGCTGCCATGGCGCGCCGCACGCGGGATCGCAAGGTGATTGTCACGGCGAAGGACACCTTCGCGCTGGTGGACTGGTCGATTCCCGAGGACGTGGAGGCTTTGGCACAGACTGGCGTAATCGAGCCACATCCGGAAGAGGAGCTGCCGCCGCTGCGTCCGGTGGAGCGCCATCCGGAGCCCCGCACGGACAACGTGCGGGTGGCCGGCCGTGGCAGCGACCGCAAGCGTCGCCGCGACGAGGAGGAGGACCGGGGTGGGCGCCGCAAGCGCTTCCCGCCGCTGCCGGAGGTGGTGTTCGAAATCCTCAGCGAGGAGGGAATCGCCCTTCGCACCGAGCAGCTCATCGAGCGCGCCCGGAGCAAGGAGCTGTGCGCCGAGGAGACGACGGTGGAGGCGGTGCTCACCGCGCTGCTGGAGGACAACCAGCGCCGCATCGACGCCGGCCGCCGCCCGCAGTACGCCTTCAACAAGGAGTCCGGCGAGGTGTCCCTGGAGCGCGCGGGCGCGCCGAGCGAGGCTCCGCCGCTGGAGCTTCAGGCCGCCTTCGCCCAGGCGCTGGGCATCCCCCTGGAGGCCGGGCGCCCGCTGCTGGGCAAGCCGGCCGCCGCGGCCACCGCCGAGCCGCTCGTGGACGCCGCCGCCGCGCTGGCCGTGCTGCGCACCACGCTCAAGGACGCGCGCCGCGCCGTGGCGCGTGGGCTGCGCAAGCGGCTGGGCGAGGCGGACGTCGGCACCTTCGAGAAGTCCGTCGTCAAGATGATGCACGGGCTGGGCTTCCGCGAGCTGAAGGTGGCCAAGCGGTCCAAGGACGGTCCGCTGCTCACCGCCCGCAAGCGCGAGGGCAGCGTGGAGCTGCGCTACGCGGTGCGCATGCTGAAGGGCGCGCCCGCCATCGACCGCAAGAGCGTGCAGGAGCTGCGGCGCGACCTGGGCCACTACTCGGCGCAGGTGGGCCTGCTGGTGAGCGCCGGGGACGTGCGTGCCGACGCGCGCACCGAGGCCCAGGCCAACGGCTCGCTGGTGATGCTCTGGTGCGGCGACGCGCTGGGCGAGAAGTTCCTTGAGGCGGAGACGGCCGTCACCGTCACCCGCGTGGAGCTGTACGAGGTCGACGAGAAGTTCTTCGAGGCCGCGAAGCTGGACGCCGAGGAGGCCCAGAAGCGCCGCGAGGAGCGCCAGCGCGAGAAGCACGCCCGGGGCGAGGGAGAGGAGGCTCCGGCGGAGTCCGCCGCTGCCGCCGCGCCCGAGCGCGAGCGTCCGCGTGACAGGCGCCGCCGGGAGCGCGAGGCCCGCGAGGCCCGTGAGGCCGAGGAGAATGGCGAGGCCGCCGAGGCCACGCCCGCCGCACCGGCCGCCGCCGAGGGCCGCGAGAGCGTGCCCTTCGCCGCGTCCCCCGCCGCGCCCGCCCAGCAGTCGGGCGAGGACGAGGAGGGCGACGACGACGAGGAGGGTGACGACGAGGACCTGGAGGCCGCCAGCGCCTTCGTGGGCGGCGCCCGTCCCGAGGGTGCGTCCGCCGAGGGTGGGGCCGAGTCCGCCGGAGACCGCAAGCGCCGCCGCCGTCGCCGTCGCGGTCGCCGCGGCCGTGGCACCCGCGAGGCCGGTGCCGCGCCGGGAGCCACGCCCACGGCAGAGGGCGCCACGCCCGCGCCGACGGGAGACGCCGCCGCGCCGACCGCGGAGGGCGCCACCGCCGCTCCGGCCGGTGAGGTCACCGCTCCGAGCGCGGAGGCCCCCTCCGCCGCCCCGGCCGGCGAGGCCCCCACCACGCCCCCTTCGGGGCAGGGTGAGGCCACCGCCGCGCCCGTCGAGGCGTCCCCGACTGCCGAGGCGTCCCCGACTGTCGAGGCGTCCCCGACGCCCATGGAGGCCGCGCTGGCCGAGGCGAGCGAGTCGCAGGAGGTGCGAGAGGCCACCGAGCGGCGGGACACGCCTCCGCCTCCGCCCCCTCCGGACTCGTCCGAGGGAGGCCAGGGCTGA
- a CDS encoding PQQ-binding-like beta-propeller repeat protein, with translation MTRIRIGQRWKREPATSPLDSIALELDGVDLLSGAVEESLAEVVPSLVRSVAAICGGRQRLAQVSLPEAHLELVLRRVGPEVELLVASLARPARLLRPPVRVDVDELAAAAREGGERFLADVTRVGPKALSTPLAQALGEPLKALRRPARPPEEAPAQPSTKRLEPQEVPGFGFELRGAGVPTGRASERGTAGPLAPLLAGGEVWLSLTGRPEAWRVPGPPFLTVLELSRQAVELARAVELGEERFELAPAGARPVLVLDLKTGKAKPGRTGTPFPLGGKALAAALFHLGEALAAAFAEADRAQVGNPYLVELAERCREGLSHLRGAVQPPEAQGAAREKKARPGRGSSKPLKVPGRLRRLRFDPLWEKRGLADAEEARLLLGRHGPVYCAPQLASAFSRKDGTLLWKRAAALGVAASADGHAVAADMTRVYGFTGRGAGARWLHDHDGIPLGPLLLRKDGLLLTLSEDRTVVAFAEATGREVWRLAPPRTQRSWLSTQGHRALVGTDSGYLYGLDLEDGQVRYRMRAPMPFHCPPVAWGRRFLSMLGRGSHWAVLLADAHTGEAVWTHEPDLIHPSAPLPVGSRVFLAGEREREGVLLCLDAKGKRVWERPLNLGPGPYALSSLPRAVVVTSASGAAARVSASGTVDWRVGAAGEPLIRALPARTARGVTLVPGERVRAVDPRGGQVLAEVRVGVGLVALQADVRLNLYFLDDAGTLSAYRLASHFTVVE, from the coding sequence ATGACCCGCATACGCATCGGACAGCGTTGGAAACGCGAACCCGCGACTTCCCCGCTCGATTCCATCGCACTGGAATTGGACGGGGTGGACCTGCTGTCCGGGGCCGTGGAGGAGTCTCTAGCAGAAGTGGTGCCTTCCCTGGTGCGCTCAGTTGCGGCCATCTGTGGGGGGCGCCAGCGGCTGGCCCAGGTTTCGCTGCCGGAGGCCCACCTGGAGCTGGTGCTCCGCCGGGTGGGGCCGGAGGTGGAATTGCTGGTGGCGAGCCTCGCCCGCCCTGCCCGGCTCCTGCGCCCACCCGTCCGGGTGGACGTGGACGAATTGGCGGCGGCGGCGCGCGAGGGCGGGGAGCGCTTCCTCGCGGACGTCACCCGGGTGGGCCCCAAGGCGCTCTCCACCCCGCTCGCCCAGGCGCTGGGAGAGCCCCTCAAGGCCCTCCGCCGTCCGGCGCGGCCCCCCGAGGAGGCGCCGGCGCAGCCCTCCACGAAGCGCCTGGAGCCCCAGGAGGTGCCCGGCTTCGGTTTCGAGCTGCGCGGCGCGGGCGTGCCCACCGGCCGTGCGAGCGAGCGCGGCACCGCCGGCCCCCTGGCGCCCCTGCTGGCCGGGGGCGAGGTGTGGCTGTCGCTGACGGGCAGGCCCGAGGCGTGGCGGGTGCCGGGCCCCCCCTTCCTCACGGTGCTGGAGCTGTCGCGGCAGGCGGTGGAGCTGGCGCGCGCGGTGGAGCTGGGCGAGGAGCGCTTCGAGCTGGCCCCCGCGGGCGCGAGGCCGGTGCTGGTGCTGGACTTGAAGACGGGCAAGGCGAAGCCCGGGCGCACCGGCACGCCGTTCCCGCTGGGCGGAAAGGCGCTGGCCGCCGCCCTCTTCCACCTGGGCGAGGCCCTGGCCGCGGCCTTCGCGGAGGCGGACCGCGCGCAGGTGGGCAACCCGTACCTGGTGGAGCTGGCGGAGCGCTGCCGCGAGGGCCTCTCGCACCTGCGCGGCGCGGTGCAGCCCCCCGAGGCCCAGGGCGCGGCACGCGAGAAGAAGGCCCGGCCCGGCCGGGGCAGCTCGAAGCCGCTGAAGGTGCCGGGGCGCCTGCGCCGGCTGCGCTTCGACCCGCTGTGGGAGAAGCGCGGGCTGGCGGACGCGGAGGAGGCCCGGCTGCTCCTGGGGCGGCACGGGCCGGTGTACTGCGCGCCGCAGCTCGCCTCGGCCTTCTCGCGCAAGGACGGGACGCTGCTGTGGAAGCGCGCGGCGGCGCTGGGCGTGGCGGCGTCCGCGGACGGGCACGCGGTGGCGGCGGACATGACGCGCGTGTACGGCTTCACCGGCCGGGGCGCGGGCGCGCGCTGGCTGCATGACCATGACGGCATCCCCCTGGGCCCGCTGCTGCTGCGCAAGGACGGGCTGCTGCTCACCCTCTCCGAGGACCGCACCGTCGTCGCCTTCGCCGAGGCCACCGGGCGAGAGGTGTGGCGCCTCGCGCCCCCGCGCACGCAGCGCAGCTGGCTGTCCACACAGGGGCACCGGGCGCTGGTGGGCACCGACTCGGGCTACCTCTATGGGCTCGATTTGGAGGACGGCCAGGTGCGCTACCGGATGCGGGCGCCCATGCCCTTCCACTGCCCGCCGGTGGCGTGGGGCCGGCGCTTCCTCTCCATGCTCGGCCGGGGCTCGCACTGGGCGGTGCTGCTCGCGGACGCGCACACCGGCGAGGCCGTGTGGACGCACGAGCCGGACCTCATCCACCCCTCCGCGCCACTGCCGGTGGGCTCGCGCGTGTTCCTCGCCGGGGAGCGCGAGCGCGAGGGCGTCCTGCTGTGCCTGGACGCCAAGGGCAAGCGCGTCTGGGAGCGGCCGCTGAACCTGGGGCCGGGCCCCTATGCGCTGTCCTCGCTGCCGCGCGCGGTGGTGGTGACGAGCGCGTCCGGGGCCGCCGCCCGGGTGTCCGCCTCCGGCACCGTGGACTGGCGCGTGGGCGCCGCCGGCGAGCCCCTCATCCGCGCGCTGCCGGCCCGCACCGCGCGGGGCGTGACGCTGGTGCCCGGGGAACGGGTGCGCGCGGTGGACCCTCGCGGCGGACAGGTGCTCGCGGAGGTGCGGGTGGGGGTGGGGCTCGTCGCGCTCCAGGCGGACGTGCGCCTCAACCTCTACTTCCTGGACGACGCCGGCACGCTGTCCGCGTACCGGCTGGCGTCCCACTTCACCGTGGTGGAGTGA
- a CDS encoding alpha/beta fold hydrolase — translation MIQATSTHLFSVPLPLEEGELLNNPQVAWEAYGEPSDGKAVVLLHDLSHSHRALGPVEDSAYQPSGWARALVGAGLALDPESTPVVVPGLLGSPFGTTSPASADPATGERWGLNLPPLTVLDMARGVSAALRAQGLTKVRALVGVGLGGLVALRLAALFPELAGGVVTLGAARALPEGVREKLGLSWQLLRADPDFREGLYGPDGMPHKTMRRLRLDFQKLLFGREYLAAHWPTPETAREALEAEADAFADTFDPVSWATLCSAYAGCDVADCFQHIRARVLLVAGSSDALAPVNRVRDTYHLLSAAGVSARFLELPGPGDHGALLSDADRLHGPLSDFLRRC, via the coding sequence GTGATCCAGGCCACCAGCACCCACCTGTTCTCAGTGCCGCTTCCTCTGGAGGAGGGAGAGCTGCTGAACAACCCCCAGGTGGCCTGGGAGGCCTACGGGGAACCGTCCGACGGCAAAGCGGTGGTGTTGCTGCACGACCTCTCCCACTCGCACCGAGCCTTGGGGCCGGTGGAGGACTCGGCGTACCAGCCCTCCGGGTGGGCGCGAGCACTGGTGGGCGCGGGCCTGGCGTTGGACCCGGAGAGCACGCCGGTGGTGGTGCCGGGCCTGCTCGGCAGCCCCTTCGGCACCACGTCTCCGGCCTCGGCGGACCCGGCGACGGGTGAGCGCTGGGGCCTGAACCTGCCGCCGCTCACCGTGCTGGACATGGCGCGCGGCGTGTCCGCGGCGCTGAGGGCGCAGGGGCTGACGAAGGTGCGCGCGCTGGTGGGCGTGGGGCTGGGGGGCCTGGTGGCGCTGAGGCTGGCGGCGCTCTTCCCGGAGCTGGCCGGCGGCGTGGTGACGCTGGGCGCGGCGCGGGCGCTGCCGGAGGGCGTGCGCGAGAAGCTGGGCCTGTCCTGGCAATTGCTGCGCGCGGACCCGGACTTCCGCGAGGGCCTGTACGGGCCGGACGGCATGCCCCACAAGACGATGCGGCGGCTGCGGCTGGACTTCCAGAAGCTGCTCTTCGGGCGCGAGTACCTCGCCGCCCACTGGCCGACGCCCGAGACGGCCCGGGAGGCGCTGGAGGCCGAGGCCGACGCCTTCGCGGACACCTTCGACCCCGTGTCCTGGGCGACGCTGTGCTCGGCCTACGCGGGCTGCGACGTGGCGGACTGCTTCCAGCACATCCGCGCGCGGGTGCTGCTGGTGGCGGGCTCCTCGGACGCGCTGGCGCCGGTGAATCGGGTGCGGGACACCTACCACCTGCTGAGCGCCGCGGGCGTGAGTGCGCGCTTCCTGGAGCTGCCGGGCCCGGGAGACCACGGCGCGCTGCTGTCGGACGCGGACCGCCTGCACGGCCCGCTGAGCGACTTCCTGCGGCGCTGCTGA
- the udk gene encoding uridine kinase, whose product MASPLVVGIAGGTASGKTTVARKVREALADCRVAFIDQDSYYRDLKDLPLADRREVNFDHPDAFDRDLLVQHLRELKSGRPIQKPVYDFVTSSRQPRTMTVDPGDIVLIEGILVLHMKEVRDEMDVKIYVDADDDLRILRRLTRDIKDRGRDFDHVVGQYLRHVRPMHMGFVEPSKHFADIIIPHGGNNEIAIGMLVGALRGKLSGPTPRE is encoded by the coding sequence ATGGCGTCCCCCCTCGTCGTTGGCATTGCGGGCGGCACTGCGTCCGGTAAGACCACCGTTGCCCGCAAGGTCCGCGAGGCGCTGGCTGACTGTCGCGTGGCCTTCATCGATCAGGACTCGTATTACCGAGACTTGAAGGACCTCCCGCTCGCTGACCGGCGCGAGGTGAACTTCGACCATCCGGATGCCTTCGACCGGGACTTGCTCGTGCAGCACCTGCGCGAGCTGAAGTCCGGGCGCCCCATCCAGAAGCCCGTCTACGACTTCGTCACCTCGTCCCGCCAGCCGCGCACCATGACGGTGGACCCCGGCGACATCGTCCTCATCGAGGGCATCCTCGTCCTGCACATGAAGGAGGTGCGGGACGAGATGGACGTGAAGATCTACGTCGACGCGGATGACGACCTGCGCATCCTCCGGCGGCTCACCCGCGACATCAAGGACCGCGGCCGCGACTTCGACCACGTGGTGGGCCAGTACCTGCGCCACGTGCGCCCCATGCACATGGGCTTCGTGGAGCCGTCCAAGCACTTCGCGGACATCATCATCCCGCACGGCGGCAACAACGAGATTGCCATCGGCATGCTGGTGGGCGCGCTGCGCGGGAAGCTCTCCGGCCCGACGCCGCGCGAGTAG
- a CDS encoding DUF692 domain-containing protein has product MTRAESDTWTLPWRGLGLSSNLSTADVPQPYRMLDESPGLFDFVEYSAPLSLDEARAQASLFPEMWRRRPEVPVLFHPVHLNLWGPELEPASALAELDAHARAVGSPWVGNDVGWWHVGGQPFPGYLYFTPPFNEAGLRDSVAHALHVQRHLSLPLVLENPAVLARRGDWHVLDFMARLHSRTGLPLLLDLGHLFSHQLSAGLPLETGLDGFPLDKVVELHIAGGVVTRRGLRQFYVDDHTQPVREELFTLLESLLPRCPSLRAVTFEGDGHPPEVARVSLRRLRTLVPAGERPPLTLRPPRDVAVPPLTGEGRPWELFDAGHGATAAATVDDVEGTLAEMDFRLAVVAEVLDREWPLTRLLAAGTREQLAAFTGSPEYRGLFGGTGRSLGQVFSKWAMRRLREQPDEGASAALALEMLLPTLFLRPVPPPGAGQVGLAEDVRPGSLPVDLSELVYSARSVRRHLTARAWACGSLEMSGLESLSQVARRPGPGPWSFLARRRGGGHEVLTATPGLAEWLRKLTFLPMSVEEAPPALLAEAQGRGLIRRG; this is encoded by the coding sequence ATGACGCGCGCGGAATCCGACACGTGGACACTGCCCTGGCGTGGCCTGGGGCTGAGCAGCAACCTGAGCACGGCGGACGTGCCTCAGCCGTACCGGATGCTGGACGAGTCCCCGGGCCTCTTCGACTTCGTCGAGTACAGCGCGCCCCTGTCGCTGGACGAGGCGCGAGCCCAGGCGTCGCTCTTCCCGGAGATGTGGCGGCGGCGCCCGGAAGTGCCCGTGCTCTTCCACCCCGTCCACCTCAACCTCTGGGGCCCGGAGCTGGAGCCGGCGTCGGCGCTGGCCGAGCTGGACGCGCACGCGCGCGCGGTGGGCAGTCCGTGGGTGGGCAACGACGTGGGCTGGTGGCACGTGGGCGGCCAGCCCTTCCCGGGCTACCTCTACTTCACGCCGCCTTTCAACGAGGCGGGCCTCCGCGACAGCGTGGCGCATGCGCTCCACGTGCAGCGGCACCTCTCACTGCCCCTGGTGCTGGAGAACCCCGCCGTGCTGGCGCGGCGTGGGGACTGGCACGTGCTGGACTTCATGGCCCGGCTGCACTCGCGCACCGGGTTGCCGCTGCTGCTGGATTTGGGACACCTCTTCAGCCACCAGCTCTCCGCGGGCCTGCCGCTGGAGACGGGGCTGGACGGCTTCCCGCTGGACAAGGTCGTCGAGCTTCACATCGCTGGCGGCGTGGTGACGCGCCGGGGCCTGCGCCAGTTCTACGTGGACGACCACACCCAGCCGGTGCGCGAGGAGCTCTTCACCCTGCTGGAGTCACTGCTTCCGCGCTGTCCCTCGCTGCGCGCCGTCACCTTCGAGGGAGACGGCCACCCTCCCGAGGTGGCCAGGGTGTCACTGCGCCGCCTGCGCACGCTGGTGCCCGCGGGCGAGCGCCCTCCGCTGACGCTGCGCCCGCCCCGCGACGTCGCCGTGCCCCCGCTGACGGGGGAGGGCCGGCCGTGGGAGCTGTTCGACGCGGGCCATGGCGCCACCGCCGCCGCCACCGTGGACGACGTGGAGGGCACGCTGGCGGAAATGGACTTCCGCCTCGCCGTGGTGGCCGAGGTGCTGGACCGGGAATGGCCGCTCACGCGCCTGCTTGCCGCGGGGACGCGCGAGCAGCTGGCCGCCTTCACCGGGTCGCCCGAGTACCGAGGCCTCTTCGGCGGCACGGGCCGCTCGCTGGGTCAGGTCTTCTCCAAGTGGGCCATGCGGCGCCTGCGTGAGCAGCCCGACGAGGGGGCCTCGGCGGCGCTGGCGCTGGAGATGCTCCTGCCCACCCTGTTCCTCCGCCCGGTGCCGCCGCCGGGGGCAGGGCAGGTGGGGCTGGCGGAGGACGTGCGGCCGGGCTCCCTCCCGGTGGACCTGTCGGAGCTGGTCTACTCCGCGCGCTCGGTGCGCCGCCACCTCACCGCGCGTGCGTGGGCGTGTGGCTCGCTGGAGATGTCCGGCCTGGAGTCGCTGTCCCAGGTGGCGCGTCGGCCGGGCCCGGGCCCCTGGTCCTTCCTCGCCCGCCGCAGGGGAGGGGGGCACGAGGTGCTGACGGCGACGCCAGGGCTGGCGGAGTGGCTGCGCAAGCTGACCTTCCTCCCCATGTCGGTGGAGGAGGCGCCCCCCGCGCTGCTGGCCGAGGCCCAGGGGCGCGGGCTGATCCGCCGGGGATGA
- a CDS encoding vWA domain-containing protein, with the protein MGKLGQRGTGAGGGGIGMGQGISGLGTRGRGAGGASYGAGVSLYGSGSGGGVAQGQGSMSFGGKAGKSTRMHSSAQAEPPSSTVGEGYRDYGVNPFVTAAEDRLSTFAVDVDTGSYTLARRKVLEGTLPPREAVRVEEFLNYFRYAYPEPAASDGPLAVHLDAAPSPYTPGRHLLRVGVQGRRLSVSERKPAHLTFLVDVSGSMQSPDRLPLAKRALRMLVDNLRDGDTVALVTYAGNVRRVLPPTGMEHKASIHTAIEELSAGGSTAMASGIDLAYQQAMQTLDGASISRVIILSDGDANVGATSHQEILKTIQGHVKEGVTLTTVGFGMGNYQDTMMEQLANKGNGNHYYVDSLLAARRIFQEQLGGTLEVIAQDVKLQVEFDPEQVARYRLVGYENRDIADRDFRNDRVDAGEIGSGHTVTALYELELKPGAGEGLATVRMRAKRPRGESATERAHRFPARALASTFKEASADLRFASAVMGAAELLRRSPHADRWSFEQVREIARAATPAGNAEREEFLSLLEKARPLLRSVAAR; encoded by the coding sequence ATGGGTAAGCTCGGGCAGCGAGGCACCGGCGCGGGTGGCGGGGGTATCGGCATGGGCCAGGGCATCAGCGGCCTCGGCACCAGGGGCCGTGGCGCCGGAGGCGCGAGCTACGGCGCCGGGGTTTCCCTCTACGGCTCGGGCAGTGGCGGCGGTGTCGCGCAGGGCCAGGGCTCCATGTCCTTCGGGGGCAAGGCCGGCAAGAGCACTCGCATGCACAGCTCCGCGCAGGCCGAGCCTCCGTCCTCCACCGTGGGCGAGGGCTACCGCGACTACGGGGTGAATCCCTTCGTCACGGCGGCGGAGGACCGGCTGTCCACCTTCGCGGTGGACGTGGACACGGGCTCGTACACGCTGGCGCGGCGCAAGGTGCTGGAAGGCACGCTGCCTCCGAGGGAGGCCGTGCGCGTGGAGGAGTTCCTCAACTACTTCCGCTACGCCTACCCGGAGCCCGCCGCGAGTGACGGCCCGCTGGCGGTGCACCTGGACGCCGCGCCTTCGCCGTACACGCCGGGACGCCACCTGCTGCGCGTGGGCGTACAGGGCCGCCGGCTGAGCGTGTCCGAGCGCAAGCCCGCGCACCTCACCTTCCTGGTGGACGTGTCCGGCTCGATGCAGTCCCCGGACCGGCTGCCGCTGGCGAAGCGCGCGCTGCGGATGCTGGTGGACAACCTGCGCGACGGCGACACCGTGGCGCTGGTGACGTACGCCGGCAACGTGCGGCGCGTGCTGCCCCCCACGGGCATGGAGCACAAGGCGAGCATCCACACCGCCATCGAGGAGCTGTCCGCGGGCGGCTCCACCGCGATGGCGTCGGGCATCGACCTCGCCTACCAGCAGGCGATGCAGACGCTGGATGGTGCTTCGATTTCCCGCGTCATCATCCTCTCGGACGGCGACGCCAACGTGGGCGCGACGAGCCACCAGGAAATCCTGAAGACCATCCAGGGCCACGTGAAGGAGGGCGTCACCCTCACCACCGTGGGCTTCGGCATGGGCAACTACCAGGACACGATGATGGAGCAGCTCGCGAACAAGGGGAACGGCAACCACTACTACGTGGACTCGCTGCTGGCCGCGCGGCGCATCTTCCAGGAGCAGCTCGGCGGGACGCTGGAGGTCATCGCGCAGGACGTGAAGCTCCAGGTGGAGTTCGACCCCGAGCAGGTGGCGCGCTACCGGCTGGTGGGCTACGAGAACCGGGACATCGCGGACCGCGACTTCCGGAACGACCGCGTGGACGCGGGGGAGATTGGCTCCGGGCACACCGTCACCGCGCTGTACGAGCTGGAGCTGAAGCCCGGCGCGGGAGAAGGCCTGGCCACGGTGCGGATGCGCGCGAAGCGGCCTCGCGGCGAGTCCGCCACCGAGCGCGCACATCGCTTCCCTGCCCGGGCGCTCGCGAGCACGTTCAAGGAGGCCAGCGCCGACCTGCGCTTCGCGTCGGCGGTGATGGGCGCGGCGGAGCTGCTGCGGCGCAGCCCCCACGCGGACCGCTGGAGCTTCGAGCAGGTGCGCGAAATCGCCCGCGCGGCCACGCCCGCCGGCAACGCCGAGCGGGAGGAGTTCCTCTCCCTGCTGGAGAAGGCGCGCCCCCTGCTCCGGAGCGTGGCGGCGCGCTAG
- a CDS encoding RNA polymerase sigma factor, producing MISPTTDVDGAMGAGPPAAREQVEAQLHVLCQREEYGLAVELAMRAYGPEIRRLMTSVLHHPELAKDAFSLFSENLLKGLPGFRWESSFRTWAYRLARNACYHQLHMPAAREQPVSEPAANEPQRHRTDTHPWQRTAVKERFRALREQLEPHERMLLMLRVDQRLPWTEIARVMAEPDEPVTRDALNRRATALRQQFQRVKTRLRALAIEQGVISVEKLDA from the coding sequence ATGATATCTCCGACGACGGATGTGGATGGAGCGATGGGAGCGGGGCCACCTGCCGCGCGCGAGCAGGTGGAGGCGCAGCTCCATGTGCTGTGCCAGCGGGAGGAGTATGGCCTGGCGGTGGAGCTGGCGATGCGCGCCTATGGGCCGGAGATACGGCGGCTGATGACCTCCGTGCTCCACCACCCGGAGCTGGCGAAGGACGCCTTCAGCCTCTTCAGCGAGAACCTCCTGAAGGGGCTGCCGGGCTTCCGGTGGGAGAGCTCGTTCCGCACCTGGGCGTACCGGCTGGCGCGCAATGCCTGCTACCACCAGCTCCACATGCCCGCGGCCCGCGAGCAGCCCGTGAGCGAGCCCGCGGCGAACGAGCCGCAGCGCCACCGCACGGACACCCATCCCTGGCAGCGCACCGCCGTGAAGGAGCGCTTCCGCGCGCTGCGGGAGCAGCTGGAGCCCCACGAGCGGATGCTGCTGATGCTGCGCGTGGACCAGCGCCTGCCCTGGACGGAGATTGCCCGGGTGATGGCGGAGCCGGACGAGCCCGTCACCCGTGACGCGCTGAACCGCCGCGCCACGGCGCTGCGCCAGCAGTTCCAGCGCGTGAAGACGCGGCTGCGGGCGCTCGCCATCGAACAGGGCGTCATCTCCGTCGAGAAGCTGGACGCGTAG